A single Lolium perenne isolate Kyuss_39 chromosome 6, Kyuss_2.0, whole genome shotgun sequence DNA region contains:
- the LOC127307880 gene encoding dirigent protein 1 — protein MAFTTMAPTSRILFLVSLTLALATAPAAARSKQIHLHFYMHDITGGPGQTAVQLVKSPGPAHPSPYMPGAHFGDTTVIDDALTEGPDAASRAVGRAQGSYMLAGLKEPALMVSMNVALTGGAYNGSTIAVVGRDDVSAAVRELAVTGGTGAFRKATGHVLWRTAKVESRDHIVLELDVYATVPGAAAASDGQRQAGVMNTTE, from the coding sequence ATGGCGTTCACGACGATGGCACCAACGTCTCGCATCCTCTTCCTCGTTTCTCTGACCCTCGCCCTGGCAACCGCGCCGGCCGCCGCGCGGAGCAAGCAGATCCACCTGCACTTCTACATGCACGACATCACCGGCGGGCCGGGCCAGACGGCGGTGCAGCTCGTGAAGAGTCCCGGACCGGCGCACCCGTCCCCGTACATGCCGGGCGCGCACTTCGGGGACACCACGGTGATCGACGACGCGCTGACGGAGGGGCCCGACGCGGCGTCGCGGGCCGTCGGGCGCGCCCAGGGCTCGTACATGCTGGCGGGCCTCAAGGAGCCCGCGCTGATGGTGTCCATGAACGTCGCGCTCACGGGCGGCGCCTACAACGGCAGCACCATCGCCGTGGTGGGCCGGGACGACGTCTCCGCGGCGGTCAGGGAGCTCGCCGTCACCGGCGGCACGGGCGCGTTCCGGAAGGCCACGGGGCACGTCCTGTGGCGGACGGCCAAGGTGGAGTCGCGGGACCACATTGTGCTGGAGCTCGACGTCTACGCGACCGTGCCGGGCGCTGCTGCTGCGAGCGACGGGCAGCGTCAGGCCGGCGTCATGAACACTACTGAGTGA